The following DNA comes from Pochonia chlamydosporia 170 chromosome Unknown PCv3seq00025, whole genome shotgun sequence.
TGGGGGCCTGTGGCGCCCGTGGCGCATAAGGTACGACTTTCTTCGATTCTCCATTCCCTTACGTTTACGTTGCAACCTTCACAACCTGGTTGCCTTGGTGCCTTGCGGGCCTCACCAACTTAAATGCTGTCCACTGGCATCAAAACTGGGATTCATAAACCTTTCTAACGAAAGGCCCATAGCGACCGCCGCGCAGGCGGGCGTTCTCCTCGTTTCAAATGAACCAATCAGTGGCCCGAACGGCGTCTTGGTTGTGCAACCTATTTGCGGATACGGTTGTGGGTTGCCTGTCTTGGTTAGTGACTCGATCGTAACGGTGGACCAGCCTGCACCAAGAGCTCCCGCCAAGAAAACCAAATGACCGGAAAGCATAGTGGACTAGGCCGCAGGACTCCGGCACGAAAATCAGTTTCCCCAGTCCCGTTCAGAAAGTTTTCATCAGGGTGCACAAATTCATGCCATTCACCCACAATTtccgtcttcgtcttctgtcCTCATCGCCACAACTTCCGCCCAGTACCACATTTGGTTATCTCCTCCGAGGTATTGGCACAATGAAACCTTACCTCCCACCCGAAATCATCCTTCTCGTTGCAGGACACctctctccttctcacctGGTGTCCTTGCTTCGCGCGGCACCTGGACTGTCGCCATTGCTGACTCGTCGCCATGCTTCACTACTGCATTACCTCGCGGAAGAGGGAGACGGTACGTTGATGGCCTTGCTTGTTGCAAATGGCAATTTTACCCCGGACCTGAAGGACGAAAACTCGCGGACGCCTTTGTCGTGCGCCGCACAAAGCGGACACCAAGGGGTGGTaaagcttctgcttgagcgACAAGATGTCGACGCCGACTCGAGGGACGACGATGGTATGACACCGTTATCTGTAGCGGCGGGGACTGGACACGAAGCAGTGGTaaagcttctgcttgagcgACAAGATGTCGACGCCAACTCGAGGGACGACGATGGTATGACACCGTTATCCCGGGCGGCGTcggatggacatgaagcagTGGTaaagcttctgcttgagcagtgtggtaaataatataaacaatacgtatattggcaatatggaccCCCTCGCAatattattgtattgtcaagcGGCGCATATTGTATTACGCAATATGCCATTGGtccatattgtattgtattgccaagaatccaacatattggcaatatgacaGTATATCCCGTATATTGCACGTGACCATTAAGGATATAATTCAACTGTCGTAACTAACTACAACATAGTGCTTTGAAACTCTAATATCccaaaccatgacttcaaacactCTAATGCTTCAACTACATCACTCCCCATGCGATTTCGACGATCCGTGAGTGCAGGGTGTTATGCTCTTGCCCCAAGGACTTGAAGAGCTGTCATCAAAGGAAGGCGTACTGGGCCAGGAGGGCTCTATTGGCTCGAGAGCAATGTGACGAAGTATGTCTCTACATATGGCCCAGATTCCTTACGTTGCTGAGCGGCTCCGTGCAGCGCACCATGTACGAGAGTGCCTAGGACGCGCATGACACTGCTGACCGGAGCGAATTAGGATGCCATACGGTCGTCTGTAGAGTGCGCTTAAGCTGCAGTGCTATTGCGCTGTTCATACTGGCGCTCAGCCAATAGCTCCGTTCAATCGCTAGGAGAGCGTATATAGCTCGCATTTTAAGAACTCGTTCGTAGTTGTCGATGGTGCCTTAGAGAGGGGAAGTGATTCCACGGGTTTGATATTCACCCCAAGCGctcaatcaacttctccgATGACTCATTCCATTCCCTCTTCCAGTTCTCGTGTATTAATGCCATTTATGCGAGGGATGAAGAACTATAGCTGCGACATAGGCAGGCGATTCGTCAGTAAGGCGATAGTACTTATCCAATTTCGCCCAGCCCGAGTTATacattggtgccatgatCGGATCGTCAGtatatgcctcttttccTGCTTCGAATTGTGCCAACACAAAGTCCATAGCCAGCAGAACATGGTCGAGAGTTGCAAACGATgactccagagccttggtcgtcaGTTTGAGCTTCTCTAAAAAAGATTCGATCTTCTCGAGGATGGTCCAGTCCTCTGCAGAAAGCCTGTCTCCAGCGCAATCTGCTTCtacccatttgttgaaatagccatcaattgcttctctaAGATTCAAGGCCGCTCGCAGCATGGTATACCACgaattccatcttgtgtcgttgtctCGCGCAAGCCTGCGGTTATGGCTAATAGCCATAAACTTCTGGCTGCGCTGAACACTTCGCTGAATGTAAacggcaaagttgtgaagcttaCCACGTGGGCCTTTCCGCCGCCACGCCTCAATCTGTTTCAGTGTCACATTGTGCAGACCGGAATCTTCGTGTTCGAGCTTCTCGTTATCGGtaacgaagaggaaggacTTGGCGGCTAGGTTGATAAcatgaccttggcagcggagTCGGTGAGATTTGGAATCATATTGAATGTCAAATTGGCGTAGAAGGGCTATACATCATGTATACATGTTAGCAGCGCTCGGAAGAAGTAGTGAGTCGTACCGACCAAGAGATAgcgacttcatcattgtgtcgTTATTGGTTGCATTATCCATGACGAAATAGCCCAACTTAGAAGCAAAgccccaatcttcaaccacttccataATTGCCGCAGCGAGATGAgaaccatcatgctcacCGTCGATGTCCTTTAGGGCCAAAGTACGGTGTTCTagcttgccgtcttccgtTACATAGTGAGCAACTACGCCCAAGATTGCCAGGGAGTTGGGAGAGGTCCAGAGATCGCAGCTGATATGAATCctcaactttgccgactgaatgcgctgcttgaccttctccttctgatcTTCATACTGGCGCATAATCCATTTCTTGACAGTTTGGTGCGTGTCTGGAAGCCAAGTATCAATATCGGCATTAACGTAGCATAGTAGTGCACGGAATTCTGCGCATTCCAcaagccgaaatggaagagaacaggcGGCAATAaaccgtacgtacaacacttcaagctggtccGGGTCGACCGAGTCTCCGTAATGATTGTTGAGTCGACGGCGTTTTCGGACATTTTCCTCGGCCGtaagacgagcttgttcgAGAATGGTTCGTATAGTTCTTACTTTGGCCGATCGTGAGCCCGNNNNNNNNNNNNNNNNNNNNNNNNNNNNNNNNNNNNNNNNNNNNNNNNNNNNNNNNNNNNNNNNNNNNNNNNNNNNNNNNNNNNNNNNNNNNNNNNNNNNTTTGCGTACGCCAGAAGTAAAGATGTCTCTGATGTACAACATGCAGATGAATGGCTGGACGATTTAGTTCAGGCTGTCAGAAAGATAATGCCAAATTGGGGTTCAACCTTTCGGGATGACCATCGACACGAGCTAGATGAAAATGATCTGAGCTACCATGAGGTAGCGGCTTCACTGCgtgaagaagctcgagatcTACGAATTTTAAAGAAGACCACCGGTCGTGTATCCAAAGGAGCTTTTGGACCAACGTTTGGGACCGATCCGGATCAATGTTCAGATGAATCTGCCGACCAGGTAAATGGCCAGAAAGGCAAATCAAAGACAATACACGAGAAGGAACAAAAAACGGACCGGCGCAAGCGAAGCAGAACCCTAGCTGACGATGCTACCTGCCAAGCCTGTGGGAGCAAGTTCCACAACCTTTCGAAGTGTTACTACATAAACCAGAGTATTGCACCACGAAGTTTTAAGGGAAATCCAACTATACGCTTAGGCATTGAAGCCCGACTGCTTAAAGATACAGCCTTTGCAGAGGAAGTCAGAAGGCACACCAAGCCTAAGGAAGAGGACAAAGAGAAACAACTTTGACTCGTACGGggtgttggcaaatgtgCGGCCACATTCTTCACTGGCCATGCCCCACATACAGTGTTCGCCATCACCCAATACCCACTAAAGAACTCGGCGATCCTGGACTCTGGATCGACAATTCATATATTCAACCAGATAAGTCGTTTTAACAACTTCCGCATGGCACTACCAGGAGACTGTGTTACAGCCGGAAACCACGACGTACCAATTCAAGGATATGGTAACATAGATATAGAGGTTCAAGGCCCGACAGGGAAAACCTTGTTTAGATTGCGGGACGTAGCGTTTTGCGAACATTTCGCCGCAAACCTCGTCTCGTTGCGTCAGTTGCAAAGGTATGGCTACTGGTGGGACAACCGTCCTAACCAGAACTGCCTCCGCACTCACCACGGAAGAATTATATGCAAAATATTCGACCGCCATGATCAATATGTCCTAGAATATATTCCGGGAGACAAGTCAAAACAGTCGTTCCTTGTAAGACGGAACACATTCAATTCATGGACTGGACGGCGACCTGCCGGCGCAGATGCAAAGAAATGGCATCTTCGACTTGGTCACCCAGGTCCACAAGCCCTGGAGCACTTGGTCAATTGCTCAACGGGAGCAAGGATCAAAGGCATAACCACCACCGAATGCGATGACTGTGCTGTATCTAAGGCTAAACGGCAAGTCAGCCGCAAGCCACGGAACACAGAAAATGCACCAGGAATACGACTTGCAGTAGACTTCCATGATTTTCAGCACAACTCTCAAGGAAAACAGCATGT
Coding sequences within:
- a CDS encoding ankyrin repeats (3 copies) domain-containing protein, translated to MKPYLPPEIILLVAGHLSPSHLVSLLRAAPGLSPLLTRRHASLLHYLAEEGDGTLMALLVANGNFTPDLKDENSRTPLSCAAQSGHQGVVKLLLERQDVDADSRDDDGMTPLSVAAGTGHEAVVKLLLERQDVDANSRDDDGMTPLSRAASDGHEAVVKLLLEQCGK
- a CDS encoding transposase-like protein (similar to Beauveria bassiana ARSEF 2860 XP_008603484.1), with protein sequence MSENAVDSTIITETRSTRTKFRALLCYVNADIDTWLPDTHQTVKKWIMRQYEDQKEKVKQRIQSAKLRIHISCDLWTSPNSLAILGVVAHYVTEDGKLEHRTLALKDIDGEHDGSHLAAAIMEVVEDWGFASKLALLRQFDIQYDSKSHRLRCQGHVINLAAKSFLFVTDNEKLEHEDSGLHNVTLKQIEAWRRKGPRGKLHNFAVYIQRSVQRSQKFMAISHNRRLARDNDTRWNSWYTMLRAALNLREAIDGYFNKWVEADCAGDRLSAEDWTILEKIESFLEKLKLTTKALESSFATLDHVLLAMDFVLAQFEAGKEAYTDDPIMAPMYNSGWAKLDKYYRLTDESPAYVAAIVLHPSHKWH